DNA sequence from the Lynx canadensis isolate LIC74 chromosome B2, mLynCan4.pri.v2, whole genome shotgun sequence genome:
GTTTGAGGGGGAACAAGGAATTATCCTAGGACATTTATTTCTTACCTGTTTTTAGTGAAGGATTTCCAACTTTTGATGTGTTTTGTTTACCTCCTCCTCTCTTAAtgaagcacttaaaaaataaagttttgctaGTGATTGCTATGGCCAGGCCTTATTCTCAATTTTAGGGTGACTATAGCTGATAGAATCAGTACTGGGTGTCGCCTCGATTATAGACTGGCACGTTATACTGCTGCAACCCCTTTCCTTCTGTCTGTTGACTGTTTTGCCATAGCCACTGTTGATTAACCACTGGTCATGTCCAGCTAAAGTTCTGGAAGGTTTACCAGAATGAAGAAATATAGCAactggacagatttttttttttttaatatgcaaccaagcagaataaacaaagtttgcctctctttttaaagaaggaaatgtttGTCATACCAGGTTTCTAGGGCTGGGAGGCTACTGCCTTCATCATGGACTTCAGTGTTACTGAGGAGAAATTAATTAGCCTCCTTAGCTGGTGGATGAGACAGTGGAATATGATCACCACTCAGTCTACAGTCCCAACTGACAGACCCTTAACAATGAATAATACGATCTCTTCCAGCATTTACTTGTTACTTAACATTTAGCAGATCTTGATTAAAGTGGCCTCTTTGGTTACGAAAGTTTTAATGACATTCTCTCACTTCATGCATCTGTTTTCCCATATTTCTACTTTGATCCTTCACAAATGAAGAAGAGGGAACTTTCCGCTTATTCATAATAGTCCATTCCAACTGCTGAAGAGATCCAGGCTTCTAATAACTAACGGATGAACCTAAGAGATttgagaaaacaataaacaactGTGCAGGCTGCTGAAGGAAGTATTTCTGATTCTTGGCAactttaaataagtgaatagGCAACCACAGCAGGTCTCCCCAGTAAACAGCTCAGGCAGCAATGTGGTGATGTCATTTGAATAGCAATAAACTATCTTTCTGCCCCcaacctttcttcctttttggctTCCCTCTGCACTGATCAGGGTCTGGGGTACAGAGTGAAGgcctttatgaaataaaaatattctataccTCTTTAGTTACACCGTGCAACTTCCACAAGGCCTTTATTAGAAAGACtcaatttcaggggcacctgggtggctcaggcgttaagcatccgactttggctcaggtcacgatttcatggtttgtgagtttgggtcccacatcaggtgagctcgtgccccactttgggtgagccctgcttttctgtctctctccctctctctttctgtctctctctgtctctgcccctcctcggcttctctctctgatgctctttcacttgcgctctctctctttcggaagaaagaaagacagaaaaagaaagaaagactcaaCTTCACACAAAGGGAGTGAAAATACACTTGGAACTCAGAGGATGGTGTGCACCTTTTCCTTAGTATGAAATCTTTACCTAGaggcctctctgtttttatggatCACCACTAAGCATTTCATTGATCTCTGATGGTCTCTGAGAAagacctttttctttctgtctcctttctccctctcaacgAACTTGGATCCTCCCCATTAATACTTTGTGTCGAAGGTGAAGGAGACCCTACAGGTCTGTGACTGGGAATTGTAGACTTGTGCTGTATATTagagtagccactagccacatatggctactgaacacttaaaatgtgactagtgtgactgaggaaatgaatttttaaatttaatttaattttagttcatttaaattaaaaaaaattgaagctatTAAACACAATTTTACTGTTTTGGTAGGACTACATTTCACTGTAAGCTTTGAAAATTTACCattgaattgagatgtgctaaaAGTGTAAAATATAGAGTTCaaagacactttttaaaaggaTGTAAGTggtctcaataattttttttaaatttttttaacgttttatttatttttgagacagagagagacagagcatgaatgggggaggggcagagagagagggagacacagaatctgaaacaggctccaggctctgagccgtcagcacagagcccgacgtggggctcgaacccacagactgcgagatcatgacctgagccgaagtcggacgcttaaccgactgagccacccaggcgccccatcaatacTTTTTATATTGactgttgaaataatattttggataattagtctaaaaaaagtatattattaaaattagtgtTCCCTGCTCCTTTTCACTTTTTGAATGTGGCTATTCGAAAATGTATCTATGTGGCTCTAATTCTCATGAACAGCATTTTTTAGATTCTCCCATTCTTCAGGATGGAGTTCTTACTGAATACAGTGTTCTCTCTCCACCTGTGGTTTTGCTTTCATCAGTCAACCTCAGTCCGGAAGCAGATGATACCTCTTTTGAGTTCTGGTCAGAGACCCATAGTAGCCTAACACCAGGTCACAATGCCtgcatctcatcacataggcattttatcatctcacggCATCACAGGAGGAAGGGTGAGTACAGCACactaagatattttgagaaagagaaagcccaCATTTACACaacttttattatagtacatTGCTATCAttgttttatcattattgttataaatatcttactgtgcctaatttatataTTAAGCTTTAtcacagatatgtatatatatagggCTCAGTACTATCAGTGGCTTCAGGCATCCATTTgaggtcttggaacatatcccctgGGGATAAGGTGGAGGGGACTACTGAACAGTCTTGTCTCTTGGTGATATAGGTCACTGTTTATACCATAAATTCAATCCAAAAGGCTGGTCTCCCTCTCTAAGGTAAGGGAAAACAAAGAACGGAGAACAAAACTCATCCTGAAACCATCACCCGTTCTAACACTCAGCATCGGAGTATCAGAATCAGCTGTCTTCAGGTGGGTGGGTAATGAAGACAGCGGCCCCAGGGAGTTTGGATGGCTGGgttgggagagaaaggagaggaaagtgtAGACAAGAGAATACTGCAGAGCATGGAAGTGTACTTGAGTGCTGATTGAAGAGAGAGGCCCTTAGACATGGGTACTTTGGGTTCCTGGAGAGGTGAGTGTACtataaaggagaaagaggaaactgAACAGAAGATGGAAACATCCCCAAAAGAAGTTTTGGGATGGATTGCAAACATTCTTCTGGAGGCATCAGTTTAAAATACGTGGCACTGTGATATCCCTTCTGATGTCAGGTAATATTCTTCCAGATTCTATTCCTGGTCGTCCGTGGAACTGGTTTGAAGTTCCTTCCGTGGTTGCTACAGCTGCCCCAGGGACTCTATTTGATCCTAATACCCACTTCAATGTCCTTTTGAAGAGACAGCTGGGTAGGCAGGGAACAAAGAAATTCCTCATCGTCTTCTAAAGTCCAAAAATGTGGAATTTCagtggttcttttaaaaatatttctttctttaagcttattgttattttttaaatttattttgagagagagatagagagcgagggggacagtggcagagaaagagggagacagaatcccaagcaggccccatgctgtcagctcaaactcacacaccgtgagacctgagccgaaatctagagtcagatgcttaaccgactgagctactcaggggCCCTACAGTGGTTCTTGATGCCATTCAAactcatttatataatttaagatATGTATCATGTCCAACCgtgccattttatagatgagagagagTGTGCCTGAGAGACTATGTGCCTTTCCCAAGATCAGCCACTAATTAGGATCACCTGAATCCACTAGAAAGAGACTAGTGTCTTCAGGCTGGAGGGATAGTGTCTTCAGGCTCCCGAGTCCAACTGAAGTCTACCACTCTCATATCACTTACACCAGTTTTAACTGATGGGCCCATACTAATTATAGCTTACTTGTAGTTTCAGTTCTCTGAAGATCCCACTAGATCCCGGACCGACATATAGGCTACCTGTATGCTGATGGTCTGGTAACGATTATTGTGTCCagtacattttgaattttaaatatgttctggGCACAAAGTATGCTTTGCAAGGTGTTTAGGGGATAAAAATGACAGCAAAATTTCTAACTTAATAAGCTTTGGGGTAAGAAAGTACTTTCCAAAAAACATTATTGACCTCTCATTTTAGAGATTTTCTGGCTTGACCATCGGCAATATTtcatgagaaaaggaagaaatgtggtTAATACTAtctaaaaattaagttaattaaaattaaatgctatttaaaaatattttaaaattaacgtCCAAATAAACAGCTTGCCTTGGTATTTATAAATCAAGAGAGAGCAACTTTGGGAGGCTAAAGTGATTAACCAAGCCAATATACGAGAGAAATCGTATCCATAGTTTCTCAAAAAGATGGAAAGGTATTATAAATGGCACTGTTTCTATACAGTATCTAGAAATTATCTCTATATAGTGAACTCTGTATTGTAtcatttcatctatttttccAATGAGAATGGGTAGATATACTAACTGAGTAGctggttgtgattttttttcattgccataagtaaataaatcaatagacTCTGTTAGGACGAACTATATGATATGTGAAATTCATGTATCCCATCTTACGAAGAGTTATTTGTAGATGTAATCTTATGGACATAAGATTAAAAATGTGTGAtttataaacaaagaaagaaaacaggtttaACTCCTAGTGCCCTGCACTTCAAATTTCTGGTGGATATAGAAGCCTTTTAAATCCCATGCTATTATTAAACAATTCAAAATTTCTATGGTTATATACGTTTAGATAATATTAACTCCTCAAATGGCCACCCTGTGGCGTTTTGCATgcaattcttcattttttccgTCTGTATTTTTTCTCATCTAGCTTTTTCAGAAATGTTATTCCTATTTCTGTCACACGGTCGCCTTTCAGTGTGTCTTGCAAGAATGTAACATCAGCAGCCAAATGAACCtaggaaagagaacaaaacaaaacaaaacaggcatgcatcatttaggtttaaaaaattaaaaaaactctattttttttcagctttatataACCAATAAGGGGCTCACTTTCCTTatggaatgataaaaaaaagagtttgcttCATGGATGAAGGGCCCTTTACTGTGTGTCCTCCAGAGATGATCTGGCTGTGGGTCAGCTCTGTGGTGTGAGCCTGCAGAGAGAAGGGTGGTCCAGGCCACGCCCAACCTAGGGGATTCCGGGGCAAGTCAAGGGACATGGGCCCACTtttgctcacagtgcagagctcATCTATAGCCTTGACCCGATGTGCCTTGTCAAGCAGAAATTCCAAGGATAAATGGATTCTTAAATGATTTCTTTCCAACGAACTTGCTATCAATCATTCTGTCATCGGCCAAATAGCATCACTTGTGCTAACAACATGTAGCAATCACAACTTTGAGAGCTTTGAAAAAGTATcaactaaataaattataaatataaaattaaagattgAAATTACAGACATGAATATTTGATATCCAGCCCTTCTTTTCTACCATAAAGAATTTCCCACTTTCCATACATTGAAGTGATCCCACAGGGCTTACTTGTCtattcattaaaatgtattcacataAGAGCATCATATTGCTGACCGACTACCCTTGACAGAGTATCTGTTCAGCTATTTTAAGTCCTGGtgataaataagataaaagcaaaagtacttggtaaaacaaataataagtgaAAAAGCCTGGGTTTAGTAGGCAATTGAAATATAGAAGCTATGTTCACCTTCATTTTCCCCCAATAAGATCTTAATATAGAAGCTATGTTCACCCTCATTTTCCCCCAATAAgatcttttttgtctttgtcaaaATTTGTCAGAAGGTCAGTTAAAATGAGCAAGGAGGCTACGTTGAAGCTATTTGGATACCTGAGGCCACATGAGGCCTGATAGCTATTTGTCAAATAGCATATAGAATCAAATGTTGTCCATGAAAACTGGAgaattatttatcttatttttgcctttgttttatgGTTCCTCCCTTTGTCTGTAAGCTCCCAGAacatctcccttcctctttcttgatttcttgattaTAGGGCAAGCCTAAAAAATTGGTAGGACAGAGCATGGAAGGTCTGTGTGAATAATACATTATGGCTATTGTTTTACTCTTTTGGATTACCTGTTATTATATCCTTCCTCTAATTATCACAGATAATTGAAAATTATATGCATGCCTCATTATCATGTCTAATCTTTGGCTACTCTCTGGTCCCACCACTTTTAAAAGCTCAGCTTCTGGAAAAACTAGACTTTGTGGACTGTTACCTCTTTCTAAGTTGTCCTTGATCAAGAGTTTTTGACAGATTGTCTTCTTCCTTCAGGTTCTCATCCCACTAAGGTCCTTCCTGACCTTTTCCTTCCTACgtgttgtgaatatttttcagGTCTTGTTTTACTTAGCATCTCTGCTGTCCTTGATCTTGGGAATcactccctcttcttcttctttttttaaatttatatccacgttagttaacatacagtgtagtcttggcttcaggaatagaacccagtgattcatctcttacacatgacacccagtgcttatcctgaaaagtgccctcatTAATGCCTGTCACCATTTAACCCCTCACACCccccagcaaacctcagtttgttctctgtattgctctctctctctctgtttttatcttatttttccttcccttcccctatgttaactgttgagtttctcaaattccacatacaagtgaaatcatatgatatttctctttctctgactgacttatccacttagcataatacattctagttccatccacattgttgcaaatggcaagatttcatgctttctcatcactgagtagtattccattatatatatatatatatatatatatatatatatattcttatccattcatcagtcgatggacatttgatttgggctctttccatactttggctattgttgattgttctgctataaacattggggtgtgcatgccccttcaaatcagcatttttgtatcctttggataaattcctagtagtgcaattttttgggttgtagggtagttctatttttaatttttcgaggaacctcttGAAATACTCTCCTCCTTTGTTTCTGACTCCATTCTTTCCCTGTATTTTCCCACTTCTGTTTATTCCTTCTTGGTATCCTTTGCAGTCTTTGTATTCTCTCTTCAACTTACTCATTATGTTTTATTGCTTCCTACGGTTCCACCTgtgacttcttttccttcttactcTACACACTTCCTAGGCATCCTTTGACAGTTCCAATGACTCTCCAGCCCACATCTGTGGCTTCCAGACATGTAAAACAACTGCTTATTGAATATCATCACTTGTTTGTATGTTAGACACCTCAATTCTAGAATCTTCCAAGCTGAACTCCCCACTTTATCTTTCCCAACCCCCAGTGTACCCCTCCTTGTTTTGCTCTCTTGGTTAACAGTACAACCATCTTACAGGTTACTCAGAACCTTAAATAATTCCTGAATCTTTTTCCTAATCTTATCTCTTTCAGTCAACTAATAACCTAGTTTTAAGTTTAATTAGTTAGTAATCTGCCTTATTAATGTTCACATCGATCTCCTCTCCACTCCTATTGTCAGGGCTTTATTCCGGTTTTTCTTGAGGTTACCATCATCAGCTTCCTAACtgccctcttcttccctccagcATTGTACCCTCCTCCTATATACTTTCACTTTGTTGACAAAGGGATAAAATTCCTAAAACACAAATTTCAAAATACCATTCCCTTCTTTATAAACCTATAATGGGTCTCTGCTGCTTTCAATATAACAATCTTTAGATTGTTCCCAAGGTTGTCATATGAATGTGCcccaccactttttaaaaatcaggcctttattgaggagggcacctgttgggatgagcactgggtgttgtatggaaaccaatttgacaataaattatatttaatataaaaagtaaaataaaataaaataaaataaaaaataaaaatcaagcctCTGTAAAGAACTGAAACCTTACTCGAGACAATATCTCAATCTACATGTCACCTCTATGGAATTAATTCAAGTTTCTCATTCCTTGAATGAAACATTCTTTATGTGTCTTTGGACATGCTATTCCTTTTACCTGGAACATTATTTTCCCCTGCTTCCCTTACCCCATGGCCTTCACCTTCTATTTATCCTAGTTTCTCTAAGAAGTTATCTCTGCCCTACCAACCACCCCAACCCAGGTCCTCCCCTAGCCATTTATCCACACTTTTTTACACATCTATCTGACTTCTTTACTGGACAGaaactcttttattattattatttttttttaatgtttatttattcttgagagagagagagacacacacacagcatgagcaggggaagggcagagtgagagagggagacacagaatctgaagtaggctccaggctctgagctgtcagcacagaacccaacgtgggactggaactcacgaaccgcaagatcatgacctgagccgaagtcagacactcaaccaactgagccacccaggtgcccctgtactagACAGAAACTCTTGAAGGGCAGCAACTATGTCTTATTCACCTTGTACGctcaatgccttttttttttttttttaataattatctgGACTTAGATTTGTTTGGAAGCAcaattatttacttacttttccaCACAAATTAAATTCACTAGAAAATTGCTGTcagtgctacttttttttttgataatgtaATTCCTAcatttcaaactatttttcaggcctttttaaatctcttatttcttttctctcttcattaatttttatttttaaaatatcttttttttttttataatttgttgtcaaactggctaacatacagtgtgctcttggtttttgtatgtaagcaatgaatcacaggaatctactccccaAACCAAGAGCTCAGTGCCTTTTCACAGATGCGAATCACCTCACCGTCTTTGTTCAGTCAATGAATAATTCAGGTGTGGAAGCCAGCCTCCAAAATCGACTGCAGTGATCTTTGCCTCCTGTTATTCACACACCCTCAGGTAGGGCCCTCCCACACAGTACCAGGGCCAGCAGCACCTGTTGTGACTGTATCTACCAGGGAGCCTATGTGGCAAGGACTTTCATGAAGCCTCTAGCCAGCTGCCAGGCAGCCAGTGAGACCACGTGAGTGAGCATGGAGGTGGATCGTCTAGCCTCAGTCAAGTGTTCAGGGACTGCAGCCCTGAAGGGACCAACAGCCGGATCATGTGTGTATTACGCTCTGAAAGGCTGTTAGCCACAACCACCTAGCAAAACTCTTCCGGGATTTCTGATTCTTAGAAactgtgtgagataataaatattagttgttttAAACCGTTGTATGTGGGGGTAATCTGTTACACAGCACGAGATAAGGAATATACCCAACACAATGAAATAGATATGCTTTACCATTTCCAGGGCACCTCTGATAATCCCACAGAGTAAATTGCAGTAGCACAGAGACGATCGCCCGGCAGGGAGCTCTTCCACAAACTCCACCAGAGGATTCTTGTCTAAGATCAGGGAAAATTCAGTTCTGCTTGGATTGTTACAGGTCACACTTGGTGTAATTCCCAGGTACATCTTAAAGGCAACCtaataaaaaggggggaaaatctGCTAAAAAACTTGGTCTGGAACAAGTATCTATTATTAGCAAAGCACACAGATATTCTGTTCCAGGCAGTGCAGCACAATGGTTAAGCATGTGGAGTTTGTAGTCAGCCAGTGTGGGCTCACACTCAGCTTTGGCATGTACCCACCCTATGACCTGTACAAGTcttaaagagttttatttttatgggatATCCTAAGGGACTAGTTTTCTGTGGAAGCAATATGCTTTATGAAGCAGAGTTAAgcattatttctcaaaaaatctttttcaaaaataaatatccttcaggagggtaagaaattaaaatatcagtCATCAACATCCCAGCATGATAGGTGTCATGTGAGCCTAGTAAAGGGTAAGATCCTGAATGAGAAGGGACGCAAGACATATCCACCACAATGGGAAGGTGATAGAGTAGAGGGTGCTGCTGGACAATCAGACTCAAGGGTGTGCTTTGGAAAGTGGAGGAAGTCATATCACAAAGGATGACTAGTCTCTGAGAAGGAGCAAGGGATAGTGGTGGTATGATTTACATAAATGAGTCATAAAGTAACTTCTGAAAAAAGTCTGCTTTATTGAAGGGCTTACAGATTTTTACCATGTTGAGATGGATAAAATCTTGGAGACTATTTCTTTTATACCTCTAGTTTCATAAGTGAGCAGGTTGCGATTCAGAGAAGTCAAATGACATGGCCAAGCCCATGCTATTGCTCAGTCCCTTGACTTCTGGGCCAAGGAACTTTCTTTTCACCAAATGCACTGGAATTTGAAGTTTATTATTGGAAACTTGTGAACTTGTCTTTCAAGTgtcttaattatttaattttttaaaaaggtttatttatatattttgagacagcattagcaggagaggggtagagagagagggagagagagaatcccaagcaggctctgtactgttatCATACAGCcccaccatggggctcgatcccacgaatggtgagatcatgacccgagctgagatcaagagtcagacacttaaccaattgaaccacccaggtgccccaattaatttaatttttaaaattaagagcagTATAggacagaaatggaaacaattttcttaaattatttatagTTAGAAGTCCTGAAAGGttcatcattcattcaatagGTACTCACTGAACACTGCATTTCTAGCACACAATGCGAGTTCAATaactatttgaaaaacaaattattaaatgaGCATCCATTCGGTGTTTGAGACCATGTTTAGGCCCAGAATACAAAGGTTCATAAA
Encoded proteins:
- the TRAPPC3L gene encoding trafficking protein particle complex subunit 3-like protein; the encoded protein is MSRPAHRRPEYHKINKDLFVLTYGALVAQLCKDYEKDEDVNKYLDKMGYGIGTRLVEDFLARSCVRRCHSYSEITDIIAQVAFKMYLGITPSVTCNNPSRTEFSLILDKNPLVEFVEELPAGRSSLCYCNLLCGIIRGALEMVHLAADVTFLQDTLKGDRVTEIGITFLKKLDEKKYRRKK